In a genomic window of Pangasianodon hypophthalmus isolate fPanHyp1 chromosome 1, fPanHyp1.pri, whole genome shotgun sequence:
- the LOC113534105 gene encoding putative ferric-chelate reductase 1 — MPVFSLLFTSLTLLLRCCNSIVISSAGCGTRKVCFSKPDGCDPAKDANCYFMSAVPSPGIWEIAFEIHGLAEGFVSFGFSDDQLMGNDDIYICVLDSNGSTNVRHAFSTGRSRPKNVPLGNVSHIRTSVMDGAISCSFISRNPISTTRISGMNSSHYLLFAYGSSVDGTTVKQLFMLAGEILFHGQNQFVSAAPVDIFNPQITRNMQLPVIIKAHGSLMLIAWMCTASTGMMIARYLKAVMGKGCCRNDLWFVAHVSLMSVSVAVTITAIVLLFAHVRGWSGGLHPILGTSVLILSLIQPLAAAFRCAPEHERRYIFSWLHDINAAAIKVLAVAAIFTGLSLICNSDRSLLEVMGGFVGWEGLFFLLQELHMHLRKTDDEENGFELISAETTLMILYLLGNLMFLVTLLAGISMM, encoded by the exons ATGCCtgtattttctcttctcttcaccTCTCTTACCCTGCTGCTCCGATGCTGCAATTCA ATAGTCATATCTAGTGCCGGATGTGGGACTCGTAAAGTGTGCTTCAGTAAACCCGACGGTTGTGACCCGGCTAAAGACGCGAACTGCTACTTCATGTCGGCCGTGCCGTCGCCTGGTATTTGGGAAATCGCGTTTGAGATCCATGGACTTGCAGAAGGATTTGTCTCCTTTGGCTTTTCAGATGACCAGCTTATG ggtaaTGATGACATCTACATTTGCGTCCTGGACAGTAATGGTAGCACCAATGTCCGTCATGCCTTCTCTACTGGGAGAAGCAGACCAAAGAATGTTCCACTG GGCAATGTTTCACATATAAGGACCTCAGTGATGGATGGAGCCATCAGCTGCTCCTTTATATCGCGAAACCCCATCAGTACTACAAGAATCTCAGGAATGAATAGCAGTCATTATCTATTGTTTGCCTATGGATCAAGTGTTGATGGTAC aacagTGAAGCAGCTTTTTATGTTGGCAGGTGAAATCCTGTTTCATGGACAAAATCAATTTGTTAGTGCTGCCCCAGTGGATATATTCAATCCACAGATTACCAGAAATATGCAGCTGCCTGTGATCATTAAAGCCCATG GTTCTCTTATGCTTATTGCCTGGATGTGTACTGCCAGCACGGGCATGATGATTGCACGCTATTTGAAGGCAGTCATGGGAAAAGGTTGCTGTCGCAATGACCTCTGGTTTGTG GCTCATGTGTCTTTAATGTCCGTCTCTGTTGCTGTGACCATCACTGCAATTGTTCTTTTGTTTGCACATGTTAGGGGCTGGAGTGGG ggGCTTCATCCTATATTGGGAACTTCGGTGCTGATCCTCAGCCTGATTCAACCACTCGCAGCTGCTTTTCGCTGCGCACCTGAACATGAACG GCGATACATTTTCAGTTGGCTGCATGATATAAATGCTGCTGCCATTAAAGTGCTTGCAG TGGCAGCCATATTCACCGGCCTGTCGCTAATCTGCAACTCAGACCGATCTCTTCTTGAGGTGATGGGTGGATTCGTGGGCTGGGAGGgactcttttttcttctccaagAGCTTCACATGCACTTAAGAAAAACGG atgatGAAGAAAATGGTTTTGAACTG ATCAGTGCAGAAACAACTCTCATGATCCTGTACTTGCTTGGAAACCTGATGTTCTTGGTGACACTTTTGGCTGGAATTAGCATGATGtag